One stretch of Arthrobacter polaris DNA includes these proteins:
- the rfbB gene encoding dTDP-glucose 4,6-dehydratase: MRKLLVTGGAGFIGSNFVHYVLENTDMHVTVLDKLTYAGNVVSLEGLPAERFTFVQGDICDAALVDSLVAGTDAVVHYAAESHNDNSLHDPRPFLETNIIGTYTLIEAARKNNTRFHHISTDEVYGDLALDDPQRFTEETAYAPSSPYSSTKAGSDMLVRAWVRSFGLQATISNCSNNYGPYQHVEKFIPRQITNVIDGIRPKLYGKGENVRDWIHANDHSSAVLAILEKGRMGQTYLIGADGEKNNKDVVELILTHMGLPADAYDHVIDRPGHDLRYAIESTKLRTELGWSPSFANFDAGIEDTIKWYRDNESWWRPQKAATEAKYKEQGQ, translated from the coding sequence ATGCGAAAACTCCTTGTGACCGGCGGTGCCGGGTTCATCGGTTCCAATTTTGTTCATTACGTCCTTGAAAATACCGACATGCATGTGACTGTGTTGGATAAGCTGACTTACGCCGGGAATGTGGTGTCCCTTGAGGGGCTGCCTGCGGAGCGTTTCACGTTTGTGCAGGGCGATATTTGTGATGCTGCTTTGGTTGATTCCTTGGTAGCTGGTACTGATGCGGTGGTGCATTATGCGGCTGAGTCGCACAATGATAATTCGTTGCATGATCCGCGCCCGTTCCTGGAGACGAACATCATTGGCACGTACACGCTGATTGAAGCGGCTAGGAAGAACAACACGCGCTTCCATCACATCTCCACCGATGAGGTGTACGGGGATCTTGCATTGGATGACCCGCAGCGGTTTACCGAGGAGACAGCTTATGCACCCTCGAGTCCGTATTCGTCCACTAAGGCCGGCTCTGACATGTTGGTGCGTGCCTGGGTGCGTTCCTTCGGGCTCCAAGCCACGATCAGTAATTGCTCGAACAACTACGGCCCTTACCAGCACGTGGAGAAGTTTATTCCGCGCCAGATCACTAACGTGATCGATGGTATCCGGCCTAAGCTCTACGGCAAGGGCGAGAATGTGCGGGACTGGATCCACGCCAATGACCACTCTTCTGCGGTGTTGGCGATCTTAGAAAAGGGCCGTATGGGCCAGACCTACCTCATTGGTGCTGATGGTGAGAAGAATAACAAGGACGTGGTTGAACTGATTCTCACCCACATGGGCCTGCCCGCGGATGCGTACGATCACGTCATTGACCGTCCCGGTCATGATCTGCGTTACGCCATTGAGTCTACGAAGTTGCGCACTGAACTGGGCTGGAGCCCGTCGTTTGCAAACTTTGATGCTGGTATCGAGGACACCATTAAGTGGTACCGGGACAACGAGTCTTGGTGGCGCCCGCAGAAGGCTGCAACCGAAGCAAAATACAAGGAACAGGGTCAGTAA
- a CDS encoding bifunctional dTDP-4-dehydrorhamnose 3,5-epimerase family protein/NAD(P)-dependent oxidoreductase: protein MTIEFSKKLTATQTPIPGVLLYELPVHGDNRGWFKENWQREKMLALGLPXFAPVQNNISFNEXAGTTRGIHAEPWDKFISVATGKIFGAWVDLREGESFGTVFTAELDPSHAIFIPRGVGNAFQTLEDTTAYTYLVNDHWSADAQGQYTFLNLADESAAIHWPIPLEQAELSDKDKAHPRLGEVIPMAPQKILVLGADGQLGKALRSAYADQANVDFATRADFDLCAESSYTGRNWKNYSTIINAAAYTXVDTAQTPEGRQRAWAINVTAVANLAKVATSHGITLVHVSSDYVFDGTSEVHAEDEALTPLGVYGQSKAAGDAIVSTTPRHYIVRTSWVIGEGTNFVRTMASXAARGIEPAVVNDQVGRLSFTQDIAAGIKHLLDSGAGYGLYNLSNDGEPQSWAEIAADVYALSGADRNAVTGVSTEEYFKGKDAAPRPLHSTLDLARIKATGFTPAPSQRRLREYLDK from the coding sequence ATGACGATCGAGTTCTCCAAGAAGCTCACGGCCACGCAAACGCCCATTCCCGGTGTGCTCCTATATGAGCTACCCGTGCATGGGGATAACCGGGGTTGGTTTAAAGAAAATTGGCAGCGGGAGAAAATGCTGGCGCTGGGCCTGCCGNATTTCGCTCCGGTACAGAACAATATTTCTTTCAATGAANAAGCGGGTACTACGCGCGGTATCCATGCCGAGCCGTGGGACAAGTTCATTTCCGTGGCCACCGGGAAGATCTTTGGTGCCTGGGTTGACCTACGCGAAGGCGAGTCTTTCGGTACGGTCTTCACCGCTGAGCTTGATCCCTCACACGCCATTTTCATCCCGCGCGGTGTGGGCAACGCCTTCCAAACCCTAGAAGATACCACCGCCTACACCTACCTCGTTAATGATCATTGGTCCGCTGATGCGCAGGGTCAGTACACTTTCTTGAACCTCGCCGATGAGAGTGCGGCCATCCACTGGCCCATCCCTTTGGAGCAGGCAGAGCTCTCTGATAAGGACAAGGCACACCCGCGTCTGGGTGAGGTCATCCCGATGGCGCCACAGAAGATCCTGGTCTTAGGTGCTGACGGACAACTCGGCAAAGCCCTGCGCAGCGCCTACGCGGATCAGGCGAACGTTGACTTCGCCACCCGCGCCGACTTCGACCTCTGCGCTGAATCGTCCTACACGGGACGGAATTGGAAGAATTACTCCACCATCATCAACGCCGCCGCCTACACGNGGGTAGATACGGCACAGACGCCAGAGGGACGCCAGCGTGCGTGGGCCATCAACGTCACGGCTGTGGCGAACCTTGCTAAAGTTGCCACCAGCCACGGCATCACCTTGGTCCATGTTTCCAGCGACTACGTTTTCGATGGGACCAGCGAAGTCCATGCCGAGGATGAAGCACTGACACCTCTTGGGGTTTACGGCCAATCCAAGGCAGCTGGGGACGCCATCGTCTCCACAACGCCCCGGCACTACATTGTGCGCACTAGTTGGGTCATTGGTGAAGGCACTAACTTCGTGCGCACCATGGCCTCCNTGGCCGCCCGCGGGATCGAACCTGCCGTGGTCAATGACCAGGTAGGGCGTCTGAGCTTCACCCAGGACATTGCCGCAGGCATCAAACATCTCCTGGACTCAGGGGCAGGCTATGGCCTCTACAACCTCAGTAACGACGGTGAACCACAGTCCTGGGCAGAGATCGCCGCCGATGTGTACGCCCTCAGCGGGGCTGACCGCAACGCCGTGACCGGAGTCAGTACCGAAGAGTACTTCAAGGGCAAGGACGCTGCACCCCGGCCACTGCACAGCACCCTTGACCTGGCACGCATCAAAGCCACAGGATTCACCCCAGCCCCGTCGCAACGACGCCTGCGCGAATATTTGGATAAGTAG
- the galE gene encoding UDP-glucose 4-epimerase GalE, whose translation MKVLVTGGAGYIGSHMVLCLLEAGHDVVVLDNLANSSPESLKRVQELTGRRPEFVELDLLDASGVDALFTSSGFDSVIHFAGLKAVXESVAEPLRYYQNNIVGTLNLLASMDKHGVRSLVFSSSATVYGASEEVPLIEXMPLDATNPYGRTKEQIEDILTDLGAADSTWRVALLRYFNPVGAHESGRIGEDPTGIPNNLLPFVAQVAVGRREXVMVFGNDYSTPDGTGVRDYIHVMDLAAGHLAALDYLSSHQGVFTWNLGTGNGSSVLEVIRAFGDAAGKPISFEFAARRPGDAAVSYADPSAALADLGWSAHRDLAQMCADHWRWQENNPNGYAGSS comes from the coding sequence ATGAAAGTTCTGGTCACAGGCGGTGCCGGTTACATCGGCTCGCACATGGTGCTTTGTCTGCTGGAAGCCGGGCACGACGTCGTCGTTCTGGATAATCTGGCGAACTCCTCACCGGAATCATTGAAGCGGGTCCAGGAGCTTACAGGCAGGCGCCCTGAGTTTGTTGAGCTTGACCTGCTCGACGCCAGCGGTGTTGATGCCCTCTTTACCTCCTCGGGCTTTGACTCGGTCATTCACTTTGCTGGGTTGAAGGCTGTGNGGGAGTCTGTGGCAGAACCGTTGCGGTACTACCAGAACAACATTGTGGGAACGTTGAACCTGCTCGCCTCCATGGACAAGCACGGTGTCCGCTCGCTGGTGTTCAGCTCCTCTGCCACGGTGTACGGAGCCAGCGAAGAAGTGCCGCTGATTGAANAGATGCCCCTTGACGCCACCAACCCGTATGGGCGTACCAAGGAGCAAATAGAGGACATTCTTACCGACTTGGGTGCTGCCGATTCCACCTGGCGGGTGGCCCTGCTGCGCTACTTCAACCCCGTTGGGGCACACGAATCCGGACGCATCGGTGAGGACCCCACCGGCATTCCCAACAACCTATTGCCGTTCGTGGCGCAGGTGGCCGTGGGACGCCGCGAANAAGTTATGGTTTTCGGCAATGACTATTCGACGCCGGATGGCACCGGTGTGCGCGATTACATCCACGTCATGGATCTCGCTGCCGGCCACCTCGCCGCACTGGATTACCTGAGCAGCCACCAAGGCGTCTTCACCTGGAACCTGGGCACGGGCAATGGCTCCTCCGTGCTGGAAGTCATACGGGCCTTTGGGGATGCAGCAGGAAAGCCCATCTCGTTTGAGTTCGCTGCGCGCCGTCCCGGCGATGCCGCAGTCAGCTACGCTGATCCATCGGCGGCATTGGCAGATCTTGGTTGGTCAGCACACCGGGACCTGGCTCAGATGTGCGCTGATCATTGGCGTTGGCAAGAAAACAATCCGAACGGCTACGCAGGGTCCTCGTAG